A part of Candida albicans SC5314 chromosome 2, complete sequence genomic DNA contains:
- the CAP4 gene encoding Cap4p (Predicted bZip transcription factor; possibly an essential gene, disruptants not obtained by UAU1 method) translates to MNVFTSWTKSNKAESVNSHETPQFASAVTQSNTTNSRPKGTESIGPGYGRVQDLSAHAIASQTQGSPSASSLEVKVDPELPKTHGHRIVSTTKRAEQNRNAQRAFRIRKANQFKELESKAKEVDQLKQKIESLEARNRSMANYICELQRQIIEFNSNKPPTKSDKNGKENNASTDN, encoded by the coding sequence ATGAATGTTTTTACATCATGGACAAAAAGTAATAAAGCGGAGAGTGTTAACAGTCACGAGACACCTCAATTTGCTAGTGCAGTGACACAATCAAATACCACTAATTCACGTCCCAAAGGCACAGAAAGTATAGGCCCAGGCTATGGTAGGGTACAAGATTTATCAGCACATGCAATAGCTTCACAAACACAAGGAAGTCCATCGGCCAGCTCCCTTGAAGTGAAAGTCGATCCAGAGTTACCTAAAACACATGGTCACCGAATAGTTTCCACGACTAAACGAGCTGAGCAGAATCGTAACGCTCAACGTGCTTTCCGCATTCGTAAAGCAAACCAGTTCAAAGAGTTGGAGAGCAAGGCCAAAGAGGTCGATCAGCTAAAACAGAAGATTGAGAGTTTAGAAGCACGGAATCGATCGATGGCCAATTATATATGTGAATTGCAACGgcaaataattgaatttaatagTAATAAACCTCCCACCAAGAGTGACAAAAATgggaaagaaaataatgCATCAACGGACAATTGA
- the BMT8 gene encoding Bmt8p (Putative beta-mannosyltransferase, member of a 9-gene family including characterized BMT genes with roles in beta-1,2-mannosylation of cell wall phosphopeptidomannan; transposon insertion in promoter region causes decreased colony wrinkling): MKFPKLRKRTVYWAVLTVFALFTIHFVFQYKEHNSHRVQPIVLIPKAFPSLILNSFDTQNEELVPIKLLKNCQIIRSYHTGYEENTKLLGQEPQSNFHKFNFTVFSSMKPIGLDLKQCQLLSSSSQVEVNDAVNMDASLHDILGKLLQDIRHGKLEYLQEIAPFFLPELQLQLNLNIVDRFWYRFSGSSIWLDQYNMYFMISRIAYSPHGVKNQPVVSLTYGQLFDRNWNEVKNINLLVPSNDPSKNGGHDSFRIISFPYFLPIPFWHDIDNTDGNYFGPEDPRLILVRNKQGYEEPLLIFNSYHRKFVHYDDDEDSIMGQTVKFQRSMFMCWPWQYQMGKSNVEGTSNPEYDNKVYNRVIELKVKLLADMKSQKNWTPFISEDSTNKFDSYIYFVYRWANLDVLKCSLLGDVAGDCVFDYRLDETLVPQNKVGPLRGGTQLVNLRQVIPRSVYHRLLPSHREIFIGFARTHLDNCGCGKVMYRPNLVILVKDAADKTYYKISHISSSLSFDVPIIGWNVYKPDDLCFDSNVLIPYSVSNWNITSLELDIEGGRWVSNDQLTLTLSISDSTVHRLDIRGLFQSILDLADRSLFIPVDRETRVIDEFQNGLQNPGSNPLNQDVNSLGVNNDNIVCALDASVEFCFEYGAKFSIPKQEEFYEVEQQEFNEELIDPKKHQYFKILGKYLYDHASVNS, translated from the coding sequence atGAAATTCCCAAAACTACGAAAAAGAACTGTGTATTGGGCTGTTTTGACGGTTTTTGCACTTTTCACTATACACTTTGTATTCCAATATAAGGAGCACAACAGCCACCGAGTACAGCCTATCGTATTGATACCGAAAGCTTTTCCGTCTTTAATTCTAAATTCTTTTGACACTCAAAATGAAGAACTTGTCCCCATAAAGCTACTAAAAAATTGCCAAATTATACGCTCCTATCATACTGGATATGAAGAGAACACGAAGTTGCTAGGACAAGAACCCCAGTCCAACTTTCACAAGTTTAATTTCACAGTGTTCAGCTCAATGAAGCCAATCGGACTTGATCTCAAACAATGTCAACTACTAAGCTCATCATCACAAGTAGAGGTCAACGATGCAGTTAACATGGATGCTTCATTACACGATATACTTGGCaaattattacaagatATACGGCATGGGAAGTTGGAATATTTGCAAGAAATAGCACCATTTTTTCTCCCAGAATTACAATTACAGCTAAATTTAAACATTGTTGACCGATTTTGGTATCGGTTCTCAGGGAGCTCGATATGGTTGGATCAGTATAATATGTATTTCATGATTTCTCGAATTGCTTATTCACCACATGGAGTTAAGAACCAACCAGTTGTCTCCTTAACTTATGGCCAATTATTTGATCGAAACTGGAATGAAgtcaaaaatatcaatttgttaGTTCCCAGTAATGACCCTTCAAAGAACGGTGGACATGATTCTTTTAGGATCATCTCATTCCCGTATTTTTTACCGATTCCATTCTGGCACGATATCGATAACACCGATGGAAATTACTTCGGACCAGAGGATCCACGATTGATACTAGTGAGGAACAAGCAGGGATATGAAGAACCATTACTTATATTCAACTCATACCACAGGAAATTTGTGcattatgatgatgatgaagattcTATTATGGGGCAAACTGTCAAATTTCAGAGATCGATGTTTATGTGCTGGCCATGGCAGTATCAAATGGGGAAACTGAATGTTGAAGGTACAAGCAACCCTGAGTATGACAACAAAGTGTATAACAGAGTGATCGAGTTAAAGGTGAAGCTTTTGGCGGATATGAAGAGTCAGAAGAATTGGACTCCGTTTATTAGTGAGGATAGTACAAACAAGTTTGATTCctatatttattttgtgtATCGGTGGGCAAATTTGGATGTTTTGAAATGCAGCCTACTTGGGGATGTCGCAGGTGACTGTGTTTTTGATTATAGATTAGACGAAACGCTAGTGCCGCAGAACAAAGTAGGCCCATTACGAGGAGGCACCCAATTGGTTAATCTCCGCCAAGTTATTCCTAGATCAGTCTATCACCGCTTGCTACCTTCTCATCGTGAGATATTTATTGGGTTTGCTCGTACTCATTTAGATAACTGTGGTTGTGGTAAAGTTATGTATCGTCCGAATTTGGTAATCCTCGTTAAAGATGCAGCCGACAAAACGTACTATAAGATCAGTCACATATCGCTGTCGTTGTCTTTTGATGTGCCAATAATCGGATGGAATGTGTACAAACCTGATGACTTGTGTTTTGATTCCAATGTTTTAATACCTTATAGTGTATCGAATTGGAATATCACATCTTTGGAGTTAGATATAGAGGGTGGAAGATGGGTCTCCAATGACCAATTGACATTGACATTGTCAATTAGCGACTCGACAGTACATAGACTTGATATCAGGGGTTtgtttcaatcaattttagaTTTGGCTGACCGGAGTTTGTTTATCCCGGTTGACAGGGAAACTAGggtaattgatgaatttcaaaatgGTTTACAAAACCCAGGCAGTAATCCTCTTAACCAGGATGTGAATCTGCTAGGAGTCAATAACGATAACATAGTATGTGCTTTGGATGCATCTGTTGAATTCTGTTTTGAGTATGGGGCTAAGTTTAGCATCCCCAAACAAGAGGAGTTCTACGAGGTTGAGCAACAAGAATTCAACGAAGAGCTAATTGATCCTAAGAAACACCagtatttcaaaatcttggGTAAGTATTTATATGATCATGCTCTGGTTAATAGTTAG